The following coding sequences are from one Humulus lupulus chromosome X, drHumLupu1.1, whole genome shotgun sequence window:
- the LOC133806792 gene encoding uncharacterized protein LOC133806792, whose protein sequence is MEDIFKDTMADFPEIGGSLKGDLNMDRSGVSNSGLKWSEQEEYNNDFLHQAKDKWSSFKDLLLNQGGAQLQFEEPLIQDGHRIAQVDLEEIAVEASIWNSVVVCMVLGANPPFAVFEGFIKRMWGKLGIERIARLNAGHTLVKFRDEATRDLVLEIGVLHFDRKPVIVRPWTTELDHMRLVKSVHVWVRLPGLELQYWGTKCLSALVSTLGKPILVDKVTKDRSMMQFARVLVEIDIADEVPKSIQILNERGQLMEQFVEFEWMPTQCKICKVYGHTESSCNKKKEVVRRPKEQNSEGENLGKSSKMQKGASSSAQATESGFKTKQNDSTMEISSGQLKTDNVDVATNQVSKIDQVDVDREILDNNLDHEGDWVTPKKVGGKKLLATKAQNKLKNTYKVLQDKRLEGSKLDFSTGKKSNGGVPHS, encoded by the coding sequence ATGGAGGACATATTCAAAGACACTATGGCTGATTTCCCTGAGATTGGAGGTTCGTTAAAAGGAGATCTGAACATGGATAGGTCTGGGGTTTCTAACTCTGGACTGAAATGGAGTGAGCAAGAAGAGTACAACAATGATTTTCTACATCAAGCCAAGGATAAGTGGTCATCGTTTAAAGATTTGTTGCTGAACCAAGGTGGTGCTCAACTGCAATTTGAAGAACCATTAATTCAAGATGGACATCGAATTGCTCAAGTGGATTTGGAAGAAATTGCTGTTGAAGCTTCTATCTGGAACTCAGTTGTGGTATGTATGGTTTTAGGAGCTAACCCCCCTTTTGCAGTCtttgaagggttcataaagagAATGTGGGGTAAACTGGGTATAGAGAGGATTGCGAGGTTAAATGCAGGCCATACTCTTGTTAAATTCAGAGATGAAGCTACTAGAGACTTGGTGTTAGAAATTGGGGTTTTGCATTTTGATAGAAAACCAGTCATTGTGAGACCGTGGACCACTGAATTAGATCATATGAGGTTAGTTAAATCTGTACATGTGTGGGTGAGACTACCTGGGTTGGAATTACAGTATTGGGGAACCAAGTGTTTGAGTGCTTTGGTGAGTACTCTTGGGAAGCCAATTCTTGTAGATAAGGTTACAAAGGATAGATCTATGATGCAATTTGCCAGGGTCTTAGTGGAGATTGACATAGCTGATGAGGTCCCAAAATCTATTCAGATTTTGAATGAAAGAGGGCAATTAATGGAGCAATTTGTTGAGTTTGAATGGATGCCAACACAGTGTAAGATCTGTAAGGTGTATGGCCATACTGAGTCTTCTTGTAATAAGAAAAAAGAGGTGGTTCGGAGACCAAAAGAACAGAACTCTGAAGGAGAAAATCTGGGCAAATCCTCTAAGATGCAGAAGGGTGCAAGTTCTTCAGCGCAAGCTACTGAATCTGGTTTCAAGACTAAACAGAATGATAGTACTATGGAGATTTCAAGTGGCCAACTGAAAACAGATAATGTTGATGTAGCTACTAATCAAGTGTCCAAGATAGATCAGGTAGATGTTGACAGAGAAATATTAGACAACAATTTAGATCATGAGGGGGATTGGGTCACACCTAAGAAAGTGGGTGGGAAGAAGTTGTTGGCTACCAAGGCTCAGAACAAATTGAAAAACACTTATAAGGTCTTACAGGACAAGAGATTGGAGGGTTCGAAATTGGATTTCAGTACAGGCAAAAAATCAAATGGGGGAGTTCCACATTCTTAG